The following proteins are encoded in a genomic region of Triticum dicoccoides isolate Atlit2015 ecotype Zavitan chromosome 1B, WEW_v2.0, whole genome shotgun sequence:
- the LOC119311563 gene encoding uncharacterized protein LOC119311563 — MSPASSFASLCLRRLIHIHCTTRLGCDNPPATAAAHFLALDRRRSFASSGLRRGIRETGSSGGGAGGRGRPAAGFSTWARLAIGSTVAIAAPFLHSKSASILRIGNEVEMVKDAAETAAEVVEEVATAAERVSSEVAGHLPEDGRLRRAAVAVEHASKEVAEEAHLARDIIHKVDEIEEDVKAIIEPIMDHGKHERKHLQK, encoded by the exons ATGTCTCCTGCCAGCTCGTTCGCGTCGCTTTGCCTGCGCAGGCTGATCCACATCCACTGCACCACCCGCCTCGGCTGCGACAACCCGCCAGCCACGGCGGCGGCGCACTTTCTGGCGTTGGATCGGCGGAGATCGTTTGCGTCCTCTGGCCTGCGTCGTGGCATCAGAGAAACcggtagcagcggcggcggcgcaggtggcAGAGGACGACCTGCTGCAGGTTTCTCCACCtg GGCAAGACTGGCAATTGGCTCCACTGTTGCTATCGCGGCACCATTCTTGCACTCCAAATCGGCGTCGATTCTGCGGATCGGAA ATGAGGTGGAGATGGTGAAGGACGCCGCCGAGACCGCGGCGGAGGTCGTGGAGGAGGTGGCCACGGCGGCCGAGAGGGTGTCGTCCGAGGTGGCCGGGCATTTGCCGGAGGACGGCAGGCTGAGACGCGCCGCCGTGGCAGTCGAGCACGCCTCCAAGGAGGTCGCGGAGGAGGCTCATCTTGCACGAGACATCATCCACAAG GTCGACGAAATTGAGGAGGACGTCAAGGCAATTATCGAACCGATTATGGATCATGGGAAGCACGAGAGGAAGCATTTACAAAAGTAG